A single region of the Nocardioides aurantiacus genome encodes:
- a CDS encoding WXG100 family type VII secretion target has translation MTHTLSSVRRWRPAGLTAAADAVGERTEELSVQLRRHERSLEELVAEWEGRAARAAESRVRTELAFGRRLRARLEDVEQAIRDGVPRLQSARSTLLAKVDAAVADGFAVADDWMVTDSRTVPADEVDARQAELDAHVEAISDALSTLSTEDAQVAHAIDSALDELRATSADVDAGLEYSPPTTTNGMSQQQVTALLASADFQRWMAAHPDAAKGLLDQAVDSGTLSAQSQAYRDFLGKYWEDEALEAAGIDGGAWDPSAGASANSGTITSVYDYYGQLFLDHPELQWAGMANLIGPSFAAGFYDLDMIRDVAQGVDGALPSIPNAPGDWDDDAREMLETLRDLPDSEVQFYEQTLLSMQKEIFLDQASMHEAYLLGGTDETDRMQAAGLMDGRTGTAWHDIASDDPTRVQQGNEALLQREQFDIIADDYDTMRDRPGTGEAMTWMTTLVGAPSIPGAQGYADVFPAVIDLETPGQVGPIPLPQADLGDVVTPLPDGNIADRYDRWDLITQDTLPAYQELLAEDPDRLRELVGSDFDGRVDDYRLIGRTPGILSDLATDWQYRR, from the coding sequence ATGACCCACACCCTGTCGTCCGTACGCCGCTGGCGCCCTGCCGGTCTCACGGCCGCCGCCGACGCCGTGGGCGAGCGCACCGAGGAGCTCAGCGTCCAGCTGCGCCGTCACGAGCGGAGCCTGGAGGAGCTGGTCGCCGAGTGGGAGGGCCGGGCCGCGCGGGCGGCGGAGAGCCGGGTGCGCACCGAGCTGGCCTTCGGGCGCCGGCTGCGGGCCCGCCTCGAGGACGTCGAGCAGGCGATCCGCGACGGCGTACCCCGGTTGCAGTCGGCCCGCAGCACGCTCCTGGCCAAGGTCGACGCCGCGGTGGCCGACGGGTTCGCGGTCGCCGACGACTGGATGGTGACCGACTCCCGCACCGTGCCCGCGGACGAGGTCGACGCCCGCCAGGCCGAGCTCGACGCCCACGTCGAGGCCATCAGCGACGCGCTGAGCACGCTGTCGACCGAGGACGCGCAGGTGGCGCACGCGATCGACTCCGCCCTCGACGAGCTGCGCGCGACGAGCGCCGACGTCGACGCCGGGCTGGAGTACTCCCCGCCCACGACCACCAACGGGATGAGCCAGCAGCAGGTGACCGCCCTGCTGGCGTCGGCCGACTTCCAGCGGTGGATGGCGGCCCACCCCGACGCGGCCAAGGGCCTCCTCGACCAGGCCGTGGACTCCGGGACGCTGTCGGCCCAGAGCCAGGCCTACCGCGACTTCCTGGGGAAGTACTGGGAGGACGAGGCGCTGGAGGCGGCCGGCATCGACGGCGGCGCCTGGGACCCCTCGGCGGGCGCCTCGGCCAACAGCGGCACGATCACCTCGGTCTACGACTACTACGGCCAGCTGTTCCTGGACCACCCGGAGCTCCAGTGGGCCGGGATGGCCAACCTGATCGGCCCCAGCTTCGCGGCCGGCTTCTACGACCTCGACATGATCCGCGACGTCGCCCAGGGCGTGGACGGGGCGCTGCCCTCGATCCCCAACGCGCCCGGCGACTGGGACGACGACGCCCGCGAGATGCTCGAGACGCTGCGCGACCTGCCGGACTCCGAGGTGCAGTTCTACGAGCAGACGCTGCTGTCGATGCAGAAGGAGATCTTCCTCGACCAGGCCTCGATGCACGAGGCCTACCTGCTCGGCGGCACCGACGAGACCGACCGGATGCAGGCCGCGGGCCTGATGGACGGGCGCACCGGCACCGCCTGGCACGACATCGCCAGCGACGACCCGACACGCGTGCAGCAGGGCAACGAGGCGCTGCTGCAGCGCGAGCAGTTCGACATCATCGCCGACGACTACGACACCATGCGCGACCGTCCCGGCACGGGTGAGGCGATGACCTGGATGACCACCCTCGTGGGGGCTCCGTCCATCCCGGGCGCGCAGGGGTACGCCGACGTCTTCCCCGCGGTGATCGACCTCGAGACCCCCGGTCAGGTCGGGCCGATCCCGCTGCCGCAGGCCGACCTCGGCGACGTGGTCACCCCGCTGCCCGACGGCAACATCGCCGACCGCTACGACCGGTGGGACCTCATCACCCAGGACACGCTTCCGGCCTACCAGGAGCTGCTCGCCGAGGACCCCGACCGGCTGCGCGAGCTGGTCGGAAGCGACTTCGACGGCCGTGTCGACGACTACCGCCTGATCGGTCGTACGCCAGGCATCCTCTCCGACCTCGCCACCGACTGGCAGTACCGCCGATGA
- a CDS encoding VOC family protein has protein sequence MTTIRFDHVGVTVADLDRAIAFFTGLGLELEARMSVEGEFLDTVIGIPDARTEIAMLRPPGGGTALELSTFERPGHQPDDPAAMATRTGLRNVCFEVEDLHGTLARLADDGYGLVGGVGQHEDVWLMAYVRGPEGVAVSLAERIG, from the coding sequence ATGACCACCATCCGGTTCGACCACGTCGGCGTCACCGTCGCCGACCTCGACCGCGCGATCGCGTTCTTCACCGGCCTGGGTCTGGAGCTCGAGGCACGGATGTCGGTGGAGGGCGAGTTCCTCGACACCGTCATCGGCATCCCGGACGCGCGCACCGAGATCGCGATGCTGCGCCCACCCGGTGGCGGCACGGCGCTGGAGCTCTCGACGTTCGAGCGGCCCGGCCACCAGCCCGACGACCCAGCGGCGATGGCGACCCGCACCGGGTTGCGCAACGTCTGCTTCGAGGTCGAGGACCTGCACGGCACCCTCGCGCGCCTCGCGGACGACGGCTACGGACTGGTGGGCGGCGTCGGGCAGCACGAGGACGTGTGGCTGATGGCCTACGTGCGTGGGCCGGAGGGGGTCGCCGTGTCCCTCGCCGAACGCATCGGCTGA
- a CDS encoding HNH endonuclease signature motif containing protein yields the protein MTSSLALDEPLLVELARLDDCVDRVLAAAASPGDPTAALREVERVQRRLAAVRLKVLGAAEAQQTAAARGLPTTAAWAARESRTSAVDAARETRLAVELGAAPAGATSLPLESGDVSAAHASVITAAMAALPGRLTADERGTCERRLVADARRYSPDQLRRHARRVLAEAESDEQVVDAEEDAQVVAQEDRAYAATSLTFHDNGDGTVTGRFTLPHLQAAMLKKAVEALAAPRRVRGTEHTSPEHARGVALAALLEHLPTDHLTGTTSAQVVVTMDVTLLRGALRAAGLDTDQPISAGEARRLACTSHLLPAVWGRTLGGASRVLDLGRSSRLFNDTQRTAVAATHQHCAADGCDRPTAWCELHHRTAWSAGGHTDLADAVPLCHWHHRRVHDHRFRHSWRPDGSVELTRVDRR from the coding sequence ATGACCTCGTCCCTCGCCCTCGACGAGCCGCTGCTCGTCGAGCTGGCGCGGCTGGACGACTGTGTCGACCGGGTCCTGGCCGCCGCCGCCTCACCCGGAGACCCGACGGCAGCGCTGCGCGAGGTGGAGCGCGTCCAGCGCCGATTGGCAGCGGTGCGGCTCAAGGTCCTCGGCGCGGCCGAGGCCCAGCAGACCGCTGCTGCCCGCGGGCTGCCCACGACCGCCGCCTGGGCGGCCCGGGAGTCGCGGACGTCGGCGGTGGACGCCGCCCGCGAGACCCGGCTCGCCGTCGAGCTGGGCGCCGCCCCGGCGGGTGCGACGTCCCTGCCCCTGGAGTCCGGTGACGTGTCCGCTGCCCACGCGAGCGTCATCACCGCCGCCATGGCCGCGCTCCCCGGTCGGCTCACCGCGGACGAGCGAGGGACCTGCGAGCGGCGCCTGGTGGCAGATGCCCGGCGCTACTCCCCCGACCAGCTGCGGCGCCACGCCCGCCGGGTGCTCGCCGAGGCCGAGAGCGACGAGCAGGTGGTCGACGCCGAGGAGGACGCCCAGGTGGTGGCCCAGGAGGACCGGGCCTACGCCGCGACCTCGCTGACCTTCCACGACAACGGCGACGGCACGGTCACCGGCCGCTTCACGCTCCCGCACCTGCAGGCGGCGATGCTGAAGAAGGCCGTCGAGGCCCTGGCGGCACCACGGCGGGTGCGCGGGACCGAGCACACCAGCCCCGAGCACGCCCGCGGCGTCGCGCTCGCCGCGCTGCTGGAGCACCTGCCGACGGACCACCTCACCGGCACCACCAGCGCCCAGGTCGTGGTGACGATGGACGTCACGCTGCTCCGCGGGGCGCTGCGCGCCGCCGGCCTCGACACCGACCAGCCGATCTCGGCCGGGGAGGCCCGGCGGCTGGCCTGCACCAGCCACCTGCTGCCCGCGGTGTGGGGCAGGACCCTCGGCGGCGCCTCCCGGGTCCTCGACCTCGGCCGCTCGTCGCGGTTGTTCAACGACACCCAGCGCACCGCCGTCGCCGCCACCCACCAGCACTGCGCGGCCGACGGGTGCGACCGGCCCACCGCCTGGTGCGAGCTGCACCACCGCACCGCGTGGTCAGCCGGCGGCCACACCGACCTGGCCGACGCGGTGCCGTTGTGCCACTGGCACCACCGACGGGTCCACGACCACCGCTTCCGCCACTCCTGGCGACCCGACGGGTCGGTGGAGCTGACCAGGGTGGACCGGAGGTGA
- the araA gene encoding L-arabinose isomerase — translation MTRPTPQIWFLTGSQALYGPETLDQVASQSQQIAGRLAADGLPAEVVWKPVLLDAVAIHRQMLDANASDDCVGVVVWMHTFSPAKMWIAGLDALAKPLLHLHTQAGVALPWSTIDMDFMNLNQAAHGDREFGYMQSRLGVPRKTVAGHVESPSVRHRIECWVRAALGRQELRGLRLARFGDNMRDVAVTEGDKVEAQHRFGVSVNTYGVTELVEVVDAVSDDEVDKLVVEYADTYRIAPDLLAGGDRHESLRYGARIELGLRAFLTDGGFGAFTTNFEDLGGLRQLPGLAVQRLMADGYGFGGEGDWKTSVLLRGAKTMAAGLPGGTSFMEDYTYHLVEGEQKILGAHMLEVCPSLTADTASLEIHPLSIGGREDPVRLRFTADPGPGVVVGISDLGDRFRLTLNEIDVVEPDEALPHLPVACAVWEPHPSLATSAESWLTAGGPHHTVLSTALDTEILDDFAEMTRTELVVIDEHTTTRSFRDGLRWNAAYHRLARGL, via the coding sequence ATGACCCGTCCGACCCCCCAGATCTGGTTCCTCACCGGGAGCCAGGCGCTCTACGGTCCGGAGACGCTCGACCAGGTCGCCAGCCAGTCGCAGCAGATCGCCGGTCGGCTCGCCGCCGACGGACTGCCCGCCGAGGTGGTCTGGAAGCCGGTGCTGCTCGACGCCGTCGCCATCCACCGCCAGATGCTGGACGCCAACGCCTCCGACGACTGCGTCGGCGTCGTGGTGTGGATGCACACCTTCTCCCCGGCCAAGATGTGGATCGCCGGGCTCGACGCCCTGGCCAAGCCGCTGCTGCACCTGCACACCCAGGCCGGCGTCGCGCTGCCGTGGTCCACCATCGACATGGACTTCATGAACCTCAACCAGGCCGCGCACGGCGACCGCGAGTTCGGCTACATGCAGTCGCGCCTCGGCGTCCCGCGCAAGACCGTGGCCGGCCACGTCGAGTCGCCGTCGGTGCGCCACCGGATCGAGTGCTGGGTGCGCGCCGCCCTGGGCCGCCAGGAGCTGCGCGGGCTGCGGCTCGCGCGCTTCGGCGACAACATGCGCGACGTGGCCGTCACCGAGGGCGACAAGGTCGAGGCCCAGCACCGCTTCGGCGTCTCGGTCAACACCTACGGCGTCACCGAGCTGGTCGAGGTGGTCGACGCCGTCTCCGACGACGAGGTCGACAAGCTCGTCGTGGAGTACGCCGACACCTACCGCATCGCCCCCGATCTGCTCGCGGGCGGCGACCGCCACGAGTCGCTGCGCTACGGCGCCCGCATCGAGCTGGGCCTGCGGGCTTTCCTGACCGACGGCGGCTTCGGCGCGTTCACCACCAACTTCGAGGACCTCGGCGGGCTCCGGCAGCTGCCGGGCCTCGCGGTGCAGCGGCTGATGGCCGACGGCTACGGCTTCGGCGGCGAGGGCGACTGGAAGACCTCGGTGCTGCTGCGCGGCGCCAAGACGATGGCCGCGGGCCTGCCCGGCGGCACGTCCTTCATGGAGGACTACACCTACCACCTGGTCGAGGGCGAGCAGAAGATCCTCGGCGCGCACATGCTCGAGGTCTGCCCGTCGCTGACCGCCGACACCGCCTCGCTCGAGATCCACCCGCTGTCCATCGGCGGTCGCGAGGACCCCGTGCGGCTGCGCTTCACCGCCGACCCGGGCCCCGGCGTGGTCGTGGGCATCTCGGACCTCGGCGACCGCTTCCGGCTGACCCTCAACGAGATCGACGTGGTCGAGCCCGACGAGGCGCTGCCCCACCTGCCCGTGGCCTGCGCGGTCTGGGAGCCCCACCCCTCGCTCGCCACCTCGGCCGAGTCGTGGCTCACGGCCGGCGGACCGCACCACACCGTGCTCTCCACCGCCCTGGACACCGAGATCCTCGACGACTTCGCCGAGATGACCCGCACCGAGCTGGTCGTCATCGACGAGCACACCACGACACGGTCCTTCCGTGACGGGCTGCGCTGGAACGCGGCGTACCACCGGCTCGCCCGGGGGCTGTGA
- a CDS encoding L-ribulose-5-phosphate 4-epimerase yields MTAVSDVRTTIGALRREVCGLHAELTRYQLVVWTAGNVSARVPGQDLLVIKPSGVSYDDLTPENMVVCDLEGRVVDGEHAPSSDTEAQAYVYRHLPHVGGVVHTHSTYATAWAARAEPVPCVLTMGADEFGGEIPVGPFAVIGDDSIGRGIVETLRDSRSPAVLMQNHGVFSIGKDARSAVKAAVMCEDVARTVHVARQLGQPVPIPQDRVDQLFDRYQNVYGQPG; encoded by the coding sequence GTGACCGCCGTGTCCGACGTCCGCACCACGATCGGCGCCCTGCGCCGCGAGGTGTGCGGGCTGCACGCCGAGCTGACGCGCTACCAGCTGGTGGTGTGGACGGCCGGCAACGTCTCCGCCCGGGTGCCCGGCCAGGACCTGCTCGTCATCAAGCCCAGCGGCGTGTCCTACGACGACCTGACGCCCGAGAACATGGTGGTCTGCGACCTCGAGGGCCGTGTCGTCGACGGCGAGCACGCGCCCTCCTCCGACACCGAGGCGCAGGCCTACGTCTACCGCCACCTGCCGCACGTCGGCGGCGTGGTCCACACCCACTCGACGTACGCCACCGCCTGGGCCGCCCGCGCCGAGCCGGTGCCGTGCGTGCTGACCATGGGCGCCGACGAGTTCGGCGGCGAGATCCCAGTCGGCCCGTTCGCGGTCATCGGCGACGACTCCATCGGCCGCGGCATCGTCGAGACGCTCCGCGACAGCCGCTCGCCGGCGGTGCTGATGCAGAACCACGGCGTGTTCTCGATCGGCAAGGACGCCCGCTCCGCGGTCAAGGCGGCCGTGATGTGCGAGGACGTCGCCCGCACCGTCCACGTCGCCCGCCAGCTCGGCCAGCCCGTGCCGATCCCGCAGGACCGGGTCGACCAGCTCTTCGACCGCTACCAGAACGTCTACGGCCAGCCCGGCTGA
- the araB gene encoding ribulokinase — MSTAPHEDTYVVGVDYGTLSGRALVVRVGDGAELGSAVTAYPHAVLEETLPSGRPLPPDWALQVPEDYRHVLRTAVPAALAEAGVDPARVVGIATDFTACTMVPTLADGTPLSEVPGLEDRPHAYVKLWKHHAAQPQADRINRLAEERGEAWLPRYGGLISSEWEFAKGLQLFEEDPELYDRTEHWVEAADWIVWQLCGRYVRNACTAGYKGIYQDGEYPSPAFLGALAPGFESFVTDKVEHPIGELGRRAGGLTAEAAAWTGLPEGIAVAVGNVDAHVTAPAAQATEPGQMVAIMGTSTCHVMNADVLREVPGMCGVVDGGIVAGRYGYEAGQSGVGDIFGWFVETSVPASYAERARAAGETLHELLTRLAAAQQVGEHGLVALDWHSGNRSVLVDHELSGLVVGLTLGTRPEDVYRALLEATAFGTRVIVETFRDAGVPVEEFVVAGGLARNHLLMQVYADVLRLPLSVIGSAQGPALGSAIHAAVAAGAYPDVTAAAARMGRVHRNAFVPDEAAAQRYDRLFAEYVALHDHLGRDSGTMRRLRALRREARTVDLRATDQLEGAHA; from the coding sequence ATGAGCACCGCACCGCACGAGGACACCTACGTCGTGGGCGTCGACTACGGCACCCTGTCGGGCCGGGCCCTGGTCGTGCGGGTCGGCGACGGCGCCGAGCTCGGCAGCGCCGTCACGGCGTACCCCCACGCGGTGCTCGAGGAGACGCTGCCCTCGGGCCGGCCGCTCCCCCCCGACTGGGCGCTGCAGGTGCCCGAGGACTACCGGCACGTTCTGCGGACCGCCGTCCCGGCCGCGCTGGCCGAGGCCGGCGTCGACCCGGCCCGGGTCGTGGGCATCGCCACCGACTTCACCGCCTGCACGATGGTCCCGACGCTGGCCGACGGCACCCCGCTCTCGGAGGTGCCCGGCCTCGAGGACCGGCCCCACGCCTACGTCAAGCTGTGGAAGCACCACGCCGCCCAGCCCCAGGCCGACCGGATCAACCGGCTCGCCGAGGAGCGCGGCGAGGCGTGGCTGCCCCGCTACGGCGGCCTGATCTCCTCGGAGTGGGAGTTCGCCAAGGGCCTGCAGCTGTTCGAGGAGGACCCCGAGCTCTACGACCGCACCGAGCACTGGGTGGAGGCGGCCGACTGGATCGTCTGGCAGCTGTGCGGCCGCTACGTCCGCAACGCGTGCACCGCGGGCTACAAGGGGATCTACCAGGACGGGGAGTACCCCTCGCCCGCCTTCCTCGGCGCCCTCGCCCCCGGCTTCGAGTCGTTCGTGACCGACAAGGTCGAGCACCCGATCGGCGAGCTGGGCAGGCGCGCCGGCGGCCTCACCGCCGAGGCGGCCGCCTGGACCGGGCTGCCCGAGGGCATCGCGGTCGCGGTCGGCAACGTCGACGCCCACGTCACCGCCCCCGCCGCCCAGGCCACCGAGCCCGGCCAGATGGTCGCGATCATGGGCACCTCGACGTGCCACGTGATGAACGCCGACGTGCTCCGCGAGGTGCCCGGTATGTGCGGCGTGGTCGACGGCGGCATCGTCGCCGGCCGCTACGGCTACGAGGCCGGTCAGAGCGGCGTCGGCGACATCTTCGGGTGGTTCGTCGAGACCAGCGTCCCGGCGTCGTACGCCGAGCGGGCGCGTGCGGCGGGGGAGACGCTCCACGAGCTGCTGACCCGCCTGGCCGCCGCGCAGCAGGTCGGCGAGCACGGGCTGGTGGCGCTGGACTGGCACAGCGGCAACCGCTCGGTGCTGGTCGACCACGAGCTCTCCGGCCTGGTCGTCGGGCTGACGCTGGGCACCCGGCCCGAGGACGTCTACCGCGCCCTGCTCGAGGCCACCGCCTTCGGCACCCGCGTGATCGTGGAGACCTTCCGCGACGCCGGCGTGCCCGTGGAGGAGTTCGTCGTCGCCGGCGGGCTGGCCAGGAACCACCTCCTGATGCAGGTCTACGCCGACGTGCTGCGGCTCCCGCTGTCGGTCATCGGCTCGGCGCAGGGCCCGGCCCTCGGGTCGGCCATCCACGCCGCCGTCGCCGCCGGCGCCTACCCCGACGTCACCGCGGCCGCGGCCCGGATGGGCCGGGTGCACCGCAACGCCTTCGTGCCCGACGAGGCCGCCGCGCAGCGCTACGACCGGCTGTTTGCGGAGTACGTCGCCCTGCACGACCACCTCGGCCGCGACTCCGGCACCATGCGTCGGCTGCGCGCCCTGCGCCGCGAGGCGCGCACCGTCGACCTGCGGGCGACCGACCAGCTGGAAGGGGCTCACGCGTGA
- a CDS encoding LacI family DNA-binding transcriptional regulator, producing the protein MTGTVPAPGPGAAPPRPEAGRSPVMADVARLAGVSLQTVSRVVNGAPHLRPATRARVEEAIRQLGYRPNVAARALVTRRSATLGVIGTKSEFWGPAAIHRSVQTAAREAGYFVSAIDLPEVTRRDVTEAVEHLRDQRVEGIVLIAANDEALEAVRAQETGGLPVVVVEGDLSRARLTAGVDNHLGAVLATEHLLALGHTRIQHVAGPAEWTEARERLAGWRTALQVGGLRPPEPLVGDWSAGSGHAAGVRLAAMRDVTAVFVANDHMAIGLLRALHEAGVRVPEDVSVVGFDDLPESAYLIPPLTTVHQDFPAIGRRAIEVLQRAVEDDRVPGSHQLSDRVGKLLRPSLVVRASTCAPRSAPRTPTPVERTA; encoded by the coding sequence GTGACCGGCACCGTCCCGGCCCCCGGACCGGGGGCGGCCCCCCCGCGCCCGGAGGCGGGGCGGTCGCCCGTGATGGCCGACGTCGCCCGGCTCGCCGGCGTCTCGCTGCAGACCGTGTCCCGGGTGGTCAACGGCGCCCCCCACCTGCGCCCCGCCACCCGCGCCCGCGTCGAGGAGGCGATCCGGCAGCTCGGCTACCGGCCCAACGTCGCCGCCCGGGCGCTGGTCACCCGCCGCTCGGCCACCCTCGGGGTGATCGGCACCAAGAGCGAGTTCTGGGGCCCCGCGGCCATCCACCGCTCGGTGCAGACCGCGGCCCGCGAGGCGGGCTACTTCGTCAGCGCCATCGACCTGCCCGAGGTGACCCGCCGCGACGTCACCGAGGCGGTCGAGCACCTGCGCGACCAGCGGGTCGAGGGCATCGTGCTGATCGCCGCCAACGACGAGGCGCTCGAGGCCGTCCGGGCCCAGGAGACCGGCGGGCTGCCGGTGGTGGTCGTCGAGGGCGACCTCTCCCGGGCCCGCCTCACCGCCGGCGTCGACAACCACCTCGGCGCCGTGCTCGCCACCGAGCACCTGCTGGCGCTGGGCCACACCCGGATCCAGCACGTCGCCGGCCCCGCCGAGTGGACCGAGGCCCGCGAGCGGCTCGCCGGCTGGCGCACCGCCCTCCAGGTCGGCGGGCTGCGTCCGCCCGAGCCGCTGGTCGGCGACTGGAGCGCGGGCAGCGGCCACGCGGCCGGCGTACGCCTCGCGGCGATGCGTGACGTCACCGCTGTCTTCGTCGCCAACGACCACATGGCGATCGGGCTGCTCCGTGCGCTGCACGAGGCCGGCGTGCGCGTGCCCGAGGACGTCAGCGTCGTCGGCTTCGACGACCTGCCCGAGTCGGCGTACCTCATCCCCCCGCTCACCACCGTCCACCAGGACTTCCCCGCCATCGGTCGCCGGGCCATCGAGGTGCTGCAGCGCGCCGTCGAGGACGACCGCGTGCCCGGCAGCCACCAGCTCAGCGACCGGGTCGGCAAGCTGCTCCGCCCCTCGCTCGTCGTGCGCGCGTCCACCTGCGCGCCCCGCTCCGCCCCGCGCACCCCCACCCCCGTCGAGAGGACCGCATGA
- the yjfF gene encoding galactofuranose ABC transporter, permease protein YjfF has protein sequence MSAATTTTTGPTAWERLRGWSPPSQYLPVIATAVVFVSLFGVGGVRYEGFATPEVALNLLVDNAFLIVLAVGMTFVILTGGIDLSVGSVVALSTMIAARTLEAGWAPGLAVAAVLLTGTVLGLLMGLVIHYFDIQPFIATLAGMFLARGLCYLIGVESIPIRDETFFSVAAASVPLPGGYSTTPTALVALGTVVVAAWVLHRTRFGRTVYAIGGSQSSALLMGLRVASTKVGVYAISGFCASLAGLLFSLYMLSGYSLHAVGMELDAIAAVVIGGTLLTGGRGLVLGSLLGVLVLGTIQTFISFDGTLSSWWTKITIGVLLLLFVVVQRLITRRQP, from the coding sequence ATGAGCGCCGCGACCACCACCACGACCGGACCCACCGCCTGGGAGCGCCTGCGCGGCTGGTCGCCGCCCTCGCAGTACCTCCCCGTGATCGCCACCGCGGTCGTCTTCGTCAGCCTCTTCGGCGTCGGCGGGGTCCGCTACGAGGGCTTCGCGACGCCCGAGGTGGCTCTCAACCTGCTGGTCGACAACGCCTTCCTGATCGTGCTCGCGGTCGGGATGACCTTCGTCATCCTCACCGGCGGCATCGACCTGTCGGTCGGCTCGGTCGTGGCGCTCTCGACGATGATCGCGGCCCGCACCCTCGAGGCCGGCTGGGCGCCCGGCCTGGCCGTCGCCGCCGTGCTGCTCACCGGCACCGTGCTCGGGCTGCTGATGGGCCTGGTCATCCACTACTTCGACATCCAGCCCTTCATCGCGACGCTCGCGGGGATGTTCCTGGCCCGCGGCCTGTGCTACCTCATCGGCGTCGAGTCGATCCCGATCCGCGACGAGACCTTCTTCTCCGTCGCCGCCGCGTCGGTGCCGCTCCCGGGCGGCTACAGCACCACGCCCACCGCGCTGGTGGCGCTCGGCACCGTCGTCGTCGCCGCCTGGGTGCTGCACCGCACCCGGTTCGGCCGCACCGTCTACGCCATCGGCGGCAGCCAGTCCTCGGCGCTGCTGATGGGCCTGCGGGTCGCCTCCACCAAGGTCGGCGTCTACGCCATCAGCGGCTTCTGCGCCTCGCTCGCCGGGCTGCTGTTCTCGCTCTACATGCTCTCGGGCTACAGCCTGCACGCCGTCGGCATGGAGCTGGACGCCATCGCCGCGGTGGTCATCGGCGGCACCCTGCTCACCGGCGGCCGCGGCCTCGTGCTCGGCTCGCTGCTGGGGGTGCTCGTGCTCGGCACCATCCAGACCTTCATCTCCTTCGACGGCACGTTGAGCTCCTGGTGGACCAAGATCACCATCGGCGTGCTGCTGCTCCTCTTCGTCGTCGTCCAGCGCCTCATCACCAGGCGCCAGCCGTGA
- a CDS encoding ABC transporter permease, whose translation MAETPARTADRGGRLALLRRNPLLWPVVALVALLAINVVANPGFLSLRMQDGHLYGNLVDIARNGAPVLLVALGMTLVIATRGIDLSVGAVAAISGAVACVYIAGAPDGGSVGTAIVACSLALATCVALGLWNGFLVSVLGIQPIIATLVLMTAGRGLAMLVTDGQITTVNNSTFAGLGVGFVATLPIAILVALGVFALTALVVRRTALGMLIEAVGINPEASRLAGVRARTIIWTVYVFAALCAGLAGLMIAGNTSAADANNAGLWIELDAILAVVIGGTSLAGGRFSLAGTLVGALFIQTLATTIPNLGIPAQTNYLFKAVVVILVCLLQSPRVRHALRVRRRTLPMTAKAGVA comes from the coding sequence GTGGCTGAGACCCCCGCCCGGACCGCCGACCGCGGGGGCCGCCTGGCGCTGCTCCGGCGCAACCCGCTGCTGTGGCCCGTCGTCGCGCTGGTCGCCCTGCTCGCGATCAACGTCGTCGCCAACCCCGGCTTCCTCTCGCTGCGGATGCAGGACGGCCACCTCTACGGCAACCTCGTCGACATCGCCCGCAACGGCGCCCCGGTGCTGCTCGTCGCCCTCGGCATGACGCTGGTCATCGCCACCCGCGGCATCGACCTCTCAGTCGGCGCCGTCGCCGCGATCTCCGGCGCGGTCGCCTGCGTCTACATCGCCGGCGCCCCCGACGGCGGCAGCGTCGGCACCGCGATCGTGGCCTGCTCGCTGGCCCTGGCCACCTGCGTCGCGCTGGGCCTGTGGAACGGCTTCCTCGTCTCGGTGCTGGGCATCCAGCCGATCATCGCCACGCTGGTGCTGATGACCGCCGGCCGCGGACTGGCGATGCTCGTCACCGACGGCCAGATCACCACCGTCAACAACAGCACCTTCGCGGGCCTGGGCGTCGGCTTCGTCGCGACGCTGCCGATCGCGATCCTGGTCGCGCTGGGCGTCTTCGCGCTCACCGCGCTGGTGGTGCGGCGTACGGCGCTCGGCATGCTGATCGAGGCGGTCGGCATCAACCCCGAGGCCAGCCGGCTCGCCGGGGTCCGCGCCCGCACCATCATCTGGACGGTCTACGTCTTCGCCGCGCTGTGCGCCGGCCTGGCCGGGTTGATGATCGCCGGCAACACCAGCGCCGCCGACGCCAACAACGCCGGCCTGTGGATCGAGCTGGACGCGATCCTCGCCGTCGTCATCGGCGGCACCTCGCTCGCGGGCGGTCGGTTCTCGCTGGCCGGCACGCTCGTCGGCGCGCTGTTCATCCAGACCCTCGCCACCACGATCCCCAACCTCGGGATCCCGGCGCAGACCAACTACCTGTTCAAGGCCGTCGTGGTGATCCTCGTCTGCCTGCTGCAGTCGCCCCGCGTGCGCCACGCCCTGCGCGTACGCCGCCGCACCCTCCCGATGACCGCGAAGGCAGGTGTGGCATGA